The window CTGTCCTGTCCGCCCAACGGCTTGTCTCTGGACAGCGGGATTGGGATGATGAATGGACACTTGGCAGGCAACATGGAGGGGATGGGTCTGGCCGGGCACTCCATGTCCCACTTGTCAGCCAACAGTGGACATTCCTACATGGGAAGCTGCACAGGATCCACGGGGGGCGAGTACCCCCACCACGACAATTCAGGCTCGCCCCTCCTCACCACCGGGGGAGTGATGGAGCCGCATCCCGTCTACTCAAGCTCGGCCTGGGCTCAAGCGCCTTCATCCTCTCTGAATAACGGAGGTTCTTACATCAAGCAGCAGCCACTGTCTCCCTGCAACCCCGGGGCGAACCCGCTGCAGCCCAGTTTACCCACGCATTCCCTAGACCAGTATAATCTTCATCAGAACGGACACAGTAACACGGATTTGCAAGGTAAACTAACTTCGTAAATGATTACGCATGCCTTTTACTGTCAGTCATACCCAATAGTCTAAAATGTGTGCAAAATAAACACTAGGCCTATTCTATATCTCACCATTTCCTTTGAACCAAATCAAAACCTTTTAATTTAAATTACAAACGAGGTGAAGAAAAACAAAAATATCTCGGTATATGGAGCATTGCTTCGAAGAAAGCAGATACAAACGTAAATGAAGATTGCATACAGTAGGCCAATAGCAATAATGTAAAGGTctttatacatacatacatacatacatacatacatacatacatacatacatacatacatacatacatacagtagggCAATAGCAATAATGTAAAGGTCTTTAATAATGTAGCAGCCTTCGCCTACTGCAATCAGTGCAGTGGGCAAAGATAGGGACTGGGCACTGGGCATGCTCAGTGCATTTGTATTCACATAGGCCTACAACAACTCCAATATGCCACAGTTTTTGGCGGATAATATTGGTTAGAATTGATGGTTCTGTTATCTTGGAAATAAGGAAATGGACGCAAGAAACAATCGTCTAATTATCCAGTAAGGAAGTTAAGTAATTCAGTATCCTGTCCTCATTTAACTGGCCAAGGAGTGGGACAACTAACAAACAGCAGGTTTAACCCTCACTGTTTTCCTAATACATTCCTGGAGGTGGTTTCAGGAAGCACTCGGACGGCACGTCTTCTGGGacttgtgtttagaatggtgccaATCTAGAGACAAAAACAACAAGCGCGAGCCGGAGCCAGCCAACTCAAGTCCCGGAGGCACCGGGTCCTCTGGGATTCGCGTGCGAGCAGGCCACTGTCAATTAGAACTATCCCACCCTCGAGCTCTCCAGACGGTTCTCAGCCTCAACGGTTCTGTACGACAGCCCCAATCAGAGGGGTAGACAGACCGGGGGTTTCACAAATTAAATGAAAGATTGCCTACCCAAATTACAATTAATTGTTCCTGAAAAGCAATTTAGGACGAATTTAGACTCTACAACAATATTCTGAAAAGATTTAGGTAATACTAGTCCTACTTCAATTGATTTTTATAtcatagtatagtaatattacaATAATATAGGCTAAATAATACGATGCACAATATTACAATTCACACTATAAATAACAAATTATTCCAACATCAAAAAGCTCAGAAGTCACTTTTGAAAATAGGCCAATTTTTGTTATTACATTTTCTTTCTATAGACAAAGGTAaatgtgtattattattattattatggatAATTTAGGGCTATATGCAATCACCCAGTGGCAATACTAGTTTATTATTTTTCCTTGCacccacaaatatgtatttctAACTAATTTGCTACCACCTTTTCTTTAAAATGCTGGCCTATATCCTTCTCGACTTGTGGTTCTTACTAGCCCATTCAAAAAGACAACTATACTGTTTTTGGCAATTGACAGCAACACATTCACATTGGGTTGGCATGCTATATGGCAAAAGATGAACTAAAATATGATTTACTCTTGTATCTATATTCTTAGGTATTCCACGGTACCATTCTCAGTCTCCCAGTATGTGTGACCGGAAGGAGTTCGTCTTTTCCTTCAACGCGATGACGTCTTCAACGATGCATTCGCCCAGCAGCAGTTCCTACTATCATCACCAACAGGTCGCCTACCAGGACATCAAGCCCTGCGTCATGTGACAGCACTTACAGTGAATAACGGACATCATTGACTTGAGCCACTAAAGCCAAAGCGGCTGCAAGGCTGAGACGAGGAAGCAACCCAACCCTTGGAGGTAGGAGAGAAGGCAGGCCCTGGAGCGCGCTGTAAGAGAAGCAACAGTCACGCCAGAGAACCCATAAACTAAACAACTTTTCACACAAAAAAGGATTTGGTACAGACAAATAAATACGTGCAAATGCAGATTTAGTTAAACTTCAATGTTTATCTCTCTCATAAACCAAAAAGGGTGTGGGAATATCACAGAACAACCTTGTGGTGTAGAGGCCTAAGCTGTAGGCTATTTTCAAGAAATGTCTATGTGCCACACAAGAGGTAAAGCAGAGACCGGTTGACACTCACCTCATGCATCTCAACCCCAGCTGCCGCTTGGTACTATAACTCTGCGGGCGGATGACTACCACTTGAGAATATTTTACAATGTACAATAATGTGTATTATTTTTGTTATgcattcaaaatatatttcattgcTCATTTATCCGGGTTAGGCTACTCGGCTCCATCGAAATGATAGTTAGATTTTTATTTGATATTCTGAGAAGTTTGGACTAAGCCATTAGGCTACACCatgctttaaaaaaatgtaatcaacaACAAGACGATCTGAATTAAGGAAAGATGAAGGCACTTTTTGAATAGTAAAGCGCAACTTCTTATTTATTCTGTGCATATT is drawn from Salvelinus fontinalis isolate EN_2023a chromosome 4, ASM2944872v1, whole genome shotgun sequence and contains these coding sequences:
- the LOC129854187 gene encoding forkhead box protein F1, with the protein product MTAEVQQPPAQTPAQSSPMSAPEKPHGQTTVMETASSTTKTKKTNAGIRRPEKPPYSYIALIVMAIQSSPTKRLTLSEIYQFLQSRFPFFRGSYQGWKNSVRHNLSLNECFIKLPKGLGRPGKGHYWTIDPASEFMFEEGSFRRRPRGFRRKCQALKPMYSMMNGLGFNHLPESYNFQGSGGGLSCPPNGLSLDSGIGMMNGHLAGNMEGMGLAGHSMSHLSANSGHSYMGSCTGSTGGEYPHHDNSGSPLLTTGGVMEPHPVYSSSAWAQAPSSSLNNGGSYIKQQPLSPCNPGANPLQPSLPTHSLDQYNLHQNGHSNTDLQGIPRYHSQSPSMCDRKEFVFSFNAMTSSTMHSPSSSSYYHHQQVAYQDIKPCVM